Proteins encoded by one window of Glycine soja cultivar W05 chromosome 15, ASM419377v2, whole genome shotgun sequence:
- the LOC114388051 gene encoding nuclear-pore anchor-like isoform X3: MNVLNQGLQQMKRDQLMIMEPPSLSRSRKWRVPLMGPMLMMEWNGIQNLMWERKYPVAMMLTNSMVVKYVVAQVPQDVHDAKPSNTVKCLIMDWKWHKDHCIARDVDSAPIERSRRDVGFLKNSYEEEESIRSSYPLSLEFHPEESTSFKSPIEVSQDPTNKVLYLEDEVAKSRNEILLLQSELDEWKNRANFAREKFQSLKRESNYQLLVLKNEKESIAEAETRARNVIHSLHKKLNHLQNVVQESIAEKRKLEEDIQSLESECADLKKQLQEEHKHAQRLTMESDKSREAAKIAMREVEAVRQELQEEREHAQRLKENFHRDVIFSESRATFAEAKLSDLYRKIRMSDYKVCSICLSNDRDLAFGCGHMTCRDCGSKLSKCPICREQITNHIKLFTG; this comes from the exons GAGAGTACCTCTAATGGGTCCAATGTTGATGATGGAGTGGAATGGAATCCAGAATCTCATGTGGGAGAGGAAGTATCCAGTGGCAATGATGTTAACAAATTCCATGGTTGTGAAATATGTGGTAGCCCAAGTACCACAAGATGTTCACGATGCAAAGCCGTCAAATACTG TGAAGTGCTTGATTATGGACTGGAAATGGCATAAAGATCACTGCATTGCAAGAGACGTGGATTCAGCTCCAATAGAAAGATCTCGTAGAGAT GTTGGATTTCTCAAGAATTCTTATGAAGAGGAAGAGAGTATTCGTTCATCTTATCCCCTTTCTTTGGAGTTTCATCCGG AAGAAAGCACAAGCTTCAAGTCTCCAATTGAAGTATCACAG GATCCTACCAACAAAGTGTTATATCTTGAGGACGAAGTAGCCAAGTCTAG GAATGAGATTTTATTACTACAGTCAGAACTTGACGAGTGGAAGAATCGAGCGAATTTCGCAAGAGAAAAATTCCAAAGCCTCAAGAGAGAATCAAATTACCAG ttGCTTGTGTTGAAGAATGAAAAGGAATCAATAGCAGAGGCTGAAACTAGAGCTCGCAATGTGATTCACAGTTTACATAAAAAGCTAAACCACTTGCAG AATGTAGTGCAAGAAAGCATTGCAGAGAAGAGAAAGCTAGAAGAAGATATACAAAGTTTAGAG AGTGAATGTGCTGACCTGAAGAAACAACTGCAAGAAGAGCATAAACATGCTCAACGCCTTACAATGGAATCTGACAAGAGTCGTGAGGCTGCAAAAATAGCTATGAGAGAAGTTGAAGCAGTTAGACAAGAGTTACAAGAAGAGCGAGAACATGCTCAACGACTTAAGGAGAATTTTCATAGAGATGTTATATTTTCTGAATCCAGAGCTACCTTTGCTGAG GCAAAACTCAGTGATCTTTATAGGAAAATCAGAATGTCAGATTATAAG GTCTGTTCTATATGCCTTTCCAATGACAGGGACTTGGCCTTTGGATGTGGGCACATG ACTTGTAGAGACTGTGGATCGAAGTTATCAAAGTGTCCTATATGCCGTGAGCAGATCACAAACCATATCAAGCTATTTACTGGGTGA